Below is a genomic region from Syngnathoides biaculeatus isolate LvHL_M chromosome 5, ASM1980259v1, whole genome shotgun sequence.
aaaaaaaaaaaaaaaacttggacagAATACTGAGTCTATATTTTTTCATCCCAGTGAGGCCACATTTTACCTGTGTACTTGCCCAGGAGGGATGTGACCGTTCCCTCCTCGCCCGGTCTCCGGTGGTATACGAGCTCACCCCCGAGAGCAAGCGCAGATGTTATGGACTGGAGATAATGGGCCACAACGATGCCTgaagaaaataacaataattaagGGGGGTGTTTCAGTTCACATGGGGAAAAGAGCCCTACCGGAGCCTACGAGGATGTCCGGGTTTCCCAACGTCAGGGCAGAGGTGAAGTCGGCCCCACGGTACTCCAGGTCACATTGCCAGTTCACAAACTTATGCTGCTGAGTCTGGAAAAACAACATGCGTATAAACACAGTTGAGTTCAACAACATGTTCATTTCCTTGTTCGTTTTCTCGTTTCCTTGTACGGTtccgtttttttgtttccttcttcACTTACTTGAAGGGCTATTTTAGAGCGGATGGCGGTGGTGAGTTGGTGGATAATTTGGGCGTTGAGGCTCCCCGTGTTGTCCATGTCTCCCACCATGACCGGGAACGactcaagggaaaaaaaaaatcttcgttAGTACTCATTTTCGACCCCAGAAATATATAGCTCTcatgaaattatgttttttttctcattaaatttcaaatgtaaaatattttctcataaaagcataaaattaaatttttcctcaaaaagactcaaaatgaacacatgaatgaatgaatataattttttgttCATGGAAAAAAGCTGCCAGACGAAAGGAATGTTCTACCCCGTAAAGTGATGGCTTTTCTTCTTTTGGTTtctctgaaaatgtgttttgttttaaaaaaaaaaaaaaaagtttattttctttgaaaatttaaattaaaaaaaaaaactcagaaattGATACTTATGTTGCtataaagtattttttctcAAAAGAACTTGAAAAGTaacttgtaaaataataaatcccccctaaaaagattacattttctcaacttcgtttttaaaatgggaaatttGAGAAATTGAGAGAATTTTTTCGAGTTCAGGGTAGGTGGTAGGTGggatggctccagcacccctgtgacCCAAGTGAGAAGCGggacagaaaatagatggatggatattttcgtCATCGTCATCTTTCCTCATACAATTACAAACCTTATTTCTGAGAGGGGTTGcattaggaagggcatctggtgtaaaaactgtgccaaacaagtatGAGTTCATCTGGTTCAGGTTCATCTGAGATTttaccctgtggcgacccccaacgggacaagccaaaagaaagttaCCTATTCTTAAAATTATTTCCCCCCGCTTAGGTAAAATTATTCCTCTCTcatatcttttttcccccatgatatgatttttttcatgcaaatctATTAATTTCTCCCATAAAACAATgacttgttcttaaaaaaaaaaaaaaagagcccaaaACGATACATTACATTATGCGATTACAATACATATCATAGAACATAGATTTGTGGTCGTTTACCTCGGCCGGTCCAGTCTGTTTGCTGCCGACGTACGTGGAGCCGAATCGATAGCCGGAGTCGCCCAATGTGCTGAGGGTGATGGTGTGGCTCACCTGGAAGTGGTTACTCAAGCCTTTGTTCACAACTAACCGGACACCTTCCATCTGTATCGGGAACACCTCTGCGGGGGCGTGGAGAGAAACACCTGATGTGAATAAAGTCATCTCCTTGGTTGCTTGGTACACTAGAGCTGcactaaaaatatttaacctttttattttaaaatcaaaacacTTGTACTGCTGTCAAATAgtgtttttctaaaaataataaaaccgtGTTTTAGgataaaattatgacttttgTAATACTGCACTTCCTCGCTACTTTGCATGTTTGGATTTATCTTATGAGCTGATTAGGTGCacatcatcgaagcctcacccaggaaCTTCCGTTCTACCTTTTCCACCATTTTCCTCTATGCTGTTGACTGCGCGATAACCTCTTGCATGCGTTGTGCTGGTGGAAAAACTTCCTCCGAAGAAccaaagaggaagatgatgacaatCACCGAGAAGTAAAACTtgtggatatgatcaaagatgaCAGAAGTTATGCTTCTGCACGAAGCGACTGCCGTGGGGAAAGCAAGAGACCGCAACTTTCTGCGTGTGAACCTGAACCAAGCGACAAGATGATTAgctagtgtcttttttttttttttgcacgtcatcacgcaatcgaccaaaactgcctcgtaaTCGACTGGTAGACATTGAGCAACCCCTGTTCTAACCATTTTGGTACCcacatacacaaaataaattaaaaaaaaaaaaaaaagaacttccctatcccaaagcaaaaaaaaaaaaaaaaaaaacactcagctACATCACCATCGTTTCCAGAAGTCTTCGAGTGATAAATGGTAACTATAAAGTAATACAGGAAGTTCAGTCCAGTTAAAACGTCCTTGACCTAAAATGTTTCGACATCACGACGCCCGTGTCTTCTCCGCCATTTTGTCACTAGCAACATAAGTGTTTCTGCTTTGGAATGCAGATTGCTTATCTGTTATTATATGCCTTTTTCATCCACCTTTTTGCACAATtatatggcccaaaagaagaaagcgtttttttgtttttttagcaatgctggtccaACCGAAAGAAAAGCTATTACCATGGAAACTCAATTTAAAGattaacatcataaaaagatcggggAAAGGAGTAACATCGACAAACATCagtaaagacttgggcttcagtcagtCAAACGTtgcaaagcctgtattttaagcgcatgtgaagggtttcgCCCCAATGTTGAATACAGTGATcatgaagcaactttttttcatgaaaaaaaaaaaacaaagcaacgttCATTGATTGTTGCCGAGATAGAAAGATTACTTGCATTATGGATCCAGGATCAGAGTAGGCTTAATATCAACCTATAACCAATATCATTAAGAGAAAAGGCATGgcgtattttcctaactttcaAAGAGTAGAAAGGAGAGGAcgccgaggaggaatttaccgctagcaacggctacctgcacatgcttcctgaacaatagctaagcacagcctcccttcAATCTTCATCACCCACCTCTCGCAGTAATCGTAAGTAcaccatctttttattttttattttgttttttttaatataaagttcattttctgagccggttatcctcacgagggtcgcctaCCTTTACATTTGCGGTGGCACTCCTCATAAGTGCCCGGGTTGGGCAGCGACGACGACTGCTCCACATCGGTGATCTGTAGCTCAGACGACGAAGGAACAGAGGACACAGGGGGCATGGTGAAACCGGGAGGCACCGAAACCAAACCCGGGACCCCCTGGCCACCTCCAGCCGCGGCCGGGACGGGAGCAGGGGAGGCAGCAGCCAGCACACTGCCCATAGTGTGAAGATTGTACAGACTGCAAGAGAGAGATTGGTTGGTTAATTAATGAGTGGTGCCATGAGACATGAGTTGAATTTGTTTGTCGACTACACTCCTAACACAAAACAGTGAATTGCCAGACTTTGGTTGCAcagaaataaatgtgaaaattatCGGGAACAATATCAGAGGGATTAGCGCTGAAGTTGAcctacttttgaaaaatgtgttccCCACCCTCATCTGTGAAATGAGTAAATGGTGTTGTACTACTAGAGGGATGCGTGTATCCACCATTGACTGGCTGTCAGAAGTGGTCACTCGATGTGCCAAACTTTTGAACACGCAATTTGAGCTGGAGTTAAACCATTTTTCCACGTTTCTCTGCATTTGGGTCAATCCATGCACAATTTTTTGGGACCCGCCATGGCCAGATAATGTCTTGATGGGTGATGCCCACCATGATGGCTCATATTATCCGTCACTTTCATTAAATGAAAATTCCATGAACTTAACCAatgacaacctttttttttttaactgcacttgttcaatatattttaacaatttgtagagtgtttgtttattgttgaatgttttttttttttttttttgtcgtgcaTGAGTACCAATTTCAACCACACATCACTTGACACCCATGTGCAAACTCTGTTTGGGCCAATTATTTTGAAAGCATAGTTTCctataattattttaatttcatcattACCGTATGATAAATCTAATGATTATTAAGAGAAACATCATTCCATCGATgccctgaactgatcaccagtACAATTTCTAactcttattttatttacagaCTCGAGAATTAAAAACCTTTGTATCGTGTGTAGAAACAATTGTGTTTCCACTGCGCAAATTAGTTCCAATATTTTGGCAGGTCTTTTATATTCAAAACATAATTTCACATCTAACTTACAAGTCTAATGAGCAAGAGTAGAATTAACCTTTGAAGCATGAAACGCTTTCTACGCAAAACACTGGAAATCACAATCAGACGCGATTACACGCATCTCAATGACAATTACACGAAGGGCACAGTTAGCCGGCTAAGGAAACATTAGCACAAATTCAAGGGAGTACATTAGCGACCATCTTAGCTAAGGCCCCATTGATCACTTTCTCCTTATTTCAGGAGAATCGTACGGCTTGTGGTTGACACAGTGAAAGGTACACGTCGTGGTACCCACAAATTGTTGTTACGAACAGCTGGACACTCACAATAAGTTTTCATAATCCCCGAGTGGCTAACGCTAGTTAGCATGGTTTTGCAAGCAAGCTAGCGAGTTTGAGACGAAGCCATGTGGCTAGCCACGAGATCCCTCCGCCCGGTACGTGGAAACATCTCACACGTTGTTTGCGGCGTCCGCTCTTACAGTCAGCCATGAACCATATTTATAAGAGTGATAGTGAAAATTAACGGACATTGTACTCACGATAAAGGATTTGGtccagggggtgggggggtgggcggTCTGCGCCGGTAAAGTTCACCGCAGCGTCTGCGGCCGTAGTTGACGAGGGCCCGCCCTTTTCCGGTATCAAGAGTTCACCGGTTGGCCAGCAAGAGCCAATGCTGCTGACCATTGGTCAGAATAACCCTGGTTCAACCCACTAACAACGACGTCAGCACACTCGGGGTCATTCACCAATCAGTGGGTTCATTCAATCGACCATTGAATGACATTCCAAGGGTACGTCTGTTACGCTTGCTGTTACATTAATTAAAACATCGgttcatatatacatacatatacacacatattgtAAGTCAATACTGAGTCCATTTCCCTGCGTGGGTAGCCAGTCATCAGATTTAACACTGTGACCTTCTTTGTGTTTGGTTTTTGGTGCAAATAGACAAAagcgtgatttttttaaatcatgaaaattTTTTATAAAATTAGGACTTTTTGACATATATATCCCACAAGAGTTTTCGGTCAAATCACTTGAATCAATACATATTGAATCGATGAAAAAAGTATTCATAAGTGTGAGCATGCCTTTTAATGGCAAATGCTCTTAAAACAGTGCACAGATTAAGGAAACTTCTTTTATTAAATACTACAGCATTTGAATGTTTTAGTGCTCTGACCAGCTGTTTTccttctattttctgagccccttatcgaAATTAATAATACATATCATTGGATtgtagttagaaaaaaaaaatcctatttgGTGAAAATTTTACCAATTCAGTGTTGTTCAACTCTTACCTTCGTGTGTCAAATGTAAAAGCATTACTCTGGCACTATCTTGTGGTAAGGAACTGTAATGAAGTCAAGGGAGAAGCTTCATTTATGCAGGCTTTGTCTCTCTATTATACTATCACCGAACAGCATTGTTTTGCAGCGAGGGAACtgtactacccccccccccatctatcCTATCtaatataaatcaataaaaagaatgaaacaaaCCTCAAATTACTTTTATTCTCTCAGAAAGCAACAGCAGCTTACAGGAAAATTATTGCCCTTCTCGCTTGCTGCTATGGTTGTCAGTGACAGACAAAGagatacagacacacacacagacaaacacacagaaAAGTCAAATGGCTAAATCATGACAAGTTTCAAGCAAAATTTCTTCCTCgttaatttaatttgtttacTCTTCAgggagtgttatttttttttttgccaagaaaaCTATGGGTGTTGAAATGAGTGCAACACTGAACTGAACTGGCCTCTTagtcaaaataaatatacagaGCTTCTGTGCTGTGATTTGTAACTGCATAaaccagtcacaattttaaaaagaggGCAAAAACAAGTTGGAATGGTGGCAGAAAGGAATGGATCACAAAGATTGAAGTTTATAACAACAAAATGTAAGTTAGCATGGCTAGTATTTCACTTTTTGACCTCTATCCAACATTTTTGCTTGGTTTAAATGGCAGCAGGTAaccagaatgtgtgtgtgtgtgtggtgtgtgtgtgtgtgtgtgtgtgtgtgtgtgtggtgtgtgtgtgtgtgtgagtgtgagtgagtgagtaagAGAGACAAAACATAGGCCACAGTTGTAAACAGTGAAAGAGGACTCTTGTAACTGCGATGCCAATGACTTCtttcctgaaaaacaaaaaaagataaattggTGTACATACATGCAAATTTCaaacagaatacatttttaaaacagggAGTTAGGGGGATACCCTATGTTGTGTGCAAGAGATGAGCAACACTGAATCCAATTTGTAAAAGATAACTATATAACTTATGAGACACGTTGTAATTAACAAAACTAGTTGCTCCTCTATTTTTACCTGGTGATGGCCCGAGCTTCCATATTGGTGATTGTTCTATGAGTATTTCACACCAGAATTGGGGGTAAACGCAAACATAAGGATTATAAATTTTGCACAGTTTCAGCATCCACGAAACCACTTGGCAGTCTCACAGCTATGTTTTGAGCAAAAAACATCCTCTGATAATGCATTCAAATTATCTTTATATTATTGTGGTACTCCAACAAAATCAGGTGAAGATAGGTCCAAAGCAGCATTTCAGCTTTAGGCTAGCAAGGATGTTTTGTTTACGCCACGAGACCTCTTAAATCTGCACATGATGAGGTTTTCCCCGTTTTGGGCACAATAGCAGTCGATTAGTGTCCTTTTCTCAACCTCAGACTTTTCTCATTGAGAGTTTGCTGTCCGTCTCAATGAAAGAATTTACTGTATTTCCAGGACAGTGGTATAtgacgtttatttatttttcaggttTGACTCAATCTGAAAATTGATCTGTTTCACATAGTCTGTGCTTTATGGGCTCCAACTCAATTTCCTATTGGTTTCGTGTTGTTGGTCATGAGCGTTTTCTGATTCTGAGAAGAAAAAGTTTTGACACACATCACACATTATTTGTCAAGGGACATGTCCGAGGGTgatattttatatcttttaaCAAAAAGGCAGGTAGTGTTGTGCGATATGACCGAAATTTTACACTCCAGTAAAACACGTGCAGGTCTTCTTGTAGTCATCAGGTGTACCAGTTACAAGATAGGAAATTGTATGGTTCAAATTAGGTCCACTGCTCTACTTCATTATCTCAGAGCATCCCTATGACATCTTTGTTGACTACCAAAACAGCTAGTCACCTGGAAAACCTATATAACTCCTCCCCAAGGATTCAATCCACTAGCAATTGTGTTACATACTCTTTAGGGCTAGCCTGTGTCAGATTATCCGCACTACACCACAGTTAAGAGTCACTTTAAATCTTTGATGGCTTTTATATTGCACAGTGGACAGAATGGAAACGCGCATCTTTTTGGAGTGCAACCCCAAAATTAAATCCCAAGTGTTTCATTTGTTATCCAAGCAATATGAAAAATTAAAGAAGGGCAGGAATAATAGttcatctaaaatcaaccaccAAAGAAAGCGGCAAAGAGGAAAACTGTTGTGATAATCATTTAAcagaaaattaaatgtattgccGCATTGGGGAAGCATATGGCTGTTTAAAACAAATAacttcattttagttttattatatAGTGGTTAAATTTCCTTTTTACCCATGAAGTCCTGTcttaaagacagacagacacgaTGGCAAAGATTGCATTGCTCAAAATACTTATGGAGGTGATCCAAAGAAGTTTACCACATACATTCAGGCTGCTCCCTGTTTTGTGTTTGCTGGTCCGTTGTCGTCGGGGTCCACAGAGTGAAACTCTGCCACATACAGGCTCTTGTCGATGTTGCCAGGGATGGGCTTGATGTCGGTGACCAACTGGTCCTCGATGCTCTTCAGATTGTGACGATCCTCCGATGTGATCAGGTTGATGGCCAGACCCAGGTGACCGAAGCGCCCTGAAAGAGAACACAATACATTCAAGTGGTATGAATGCAGCGCAAGTCCCCCCTCAACGGCAACAAGGGTGCACCTCCAAGGACAACATGGagcctgttctaaaaatagctcagtacacagtaaaaaaattACCTCTATCTTGTGATCAGACCAGTAATgggttgtgttttgttttttcttttaaagtaacTGATTGGCcccaaatggtcgccatattagtcgcgtcctcggtccttgacgtcatcgtcacttccaccgttgaaaacgcacaacacctgctactatggaagctgaacaacagagatattcggatttttctgacgccccttctgacaccgaagctcttttcgaaaaggacaaccccacaca
It encodes:
- the tomm40 gene encoding mitochondrial import receptor subunit TOM40 homolog, with product MGSVLAAASPAPVPAAAGGGQGVPGLVSVPPGFTMPPVSSVPSSSELQITDVEQSSSLPNPGTYEECHRKCKEVFPIQMEGVRLVVNKGLSNHFQVSHTITLSTLGDSGYRFGSTYVGSKQTGPAESFPVMVGDMDNTGSLNAQIIHQLTTAIRSKIALQTQQHKFVNWQCDLEYRGADFTSALTLGNPDILVGSGIVVAHYLQSITSALALGGELVYHRRPGEEGTVTSLLGKYTGNNYVATVTVGGAGCHATYYHKANDQLQVGVEFEASTRMKETTASLGYQLDVPKANLLFKGTVDSNWVVGATLEKKLPPLPLTMALGAFLNHRKNKFQCGFSVVIG